In the genome of Nocardia sp. NBC_00416, one region contains:
- a CDS encoding NAD(P)H-dependent amine dehydrogenase family protein → MEPKPRTSPAGRYAGGPYRVAQWSTGTIGRRALRAVVSHPNLTLAGVYSHSADKHGRDAAELCDLNTPTGIRATGDIDEILGHEPDCVLYMPQAWDIDEVCAILAAGANIVTTCGVFHHPPSMDPEIRARVAAACSAGDTSIHSTGSSPGFITEAVPLVLTSIQRRLDSLIIEEYADLSQRNSPGILFDVMGFGSPPTDFARARLDHLRDSFGPSLRLLADGIGLPLDTVTATGEVATAGHTFTIAAGTIEQGTVAAQRITISGEHQGRTVARFRAIWHCGADAETGWDIRPTGWHLSVLGDAPLEIDMVFPFPLEEMAEHSPSYTANRAVNAVGYVCAAPPGIRTVLDLPPITATLG, encoded by the coding sequence ATGGAACCGAAACCCCGCACCTCCCCGGCCGGCCGGTATGCCGGCGGCCCGTACCGGGTGGCCCAATGGTCCACCGGGACGATCGGCCGCCGAGCCCTGCGCGCGGTCGTCTCCCACCCGAATCTCACCCTGGCCGGCGTCTACTCGCACAGCGCGGACAAACACGGGCGCGACGCCGCCGAACTCTGCGACCTGAACACCCCCACCGGCATCCGCGCGACCGGCGATATCGACGAGATCCTGGGCCACGAACCGGATTGCGTGCTCTATATGCCGCAGGCTTGGGATATCGACGAGGTCTGCGCAATCCTGGCCGCAGGCGCGAACATCGTCACCACCTGCGGCGTCTTCCATCACCCGCCGAGCATGGATCCCGAGATCCGGGCCCGGGTGGCGGCGGCCTGTTCGGCGGGTGACACCTCGATCCACAGCACCGGCAGCAGCCCGGGTTTCATCACCGAAGCGGTGCCGCTGGTCCTCACCTCGATCCAGCGCCGGTTGGATTCGCTGATCATCGAGGAATACGCGGACCTGTCCCAGCGGAACTCACCGGGAATCCTGTTCGATGTGATGGGATTCGGCAGTCCTCCCACGGATTTCGCGCGAGCGCGACTCGACCACCTGCGCGACAGTTTCGGCCCGTCCCTGCGCTTGCTCGCCGACGGGATCGGTCTGCCCCTGGACACGGTCACCGCGACCGGTGAGGTCGCGACCGCGGGCCACACCTTCACGATCGCGGCCGGCACCATCGAACAGGGCACGGTGGCGGCCCAGCGCATCACGATCTCCGGAGAGCACCAGGGCCGCACCGTGGCACGCTTCCGGGCCATCTGGCACTGCGGAGCGGACGCGGAGACCGGCTGGGATATCCGGCCCACCGGCTGGCATCTGTCGGTTCTGGGTGACGCTCCCCTCGAGATCGATATGGTGTTCCCGTTCCCGCTCGAGGAGATGGCCGAACACTCCCCGTCCTATACGGCCAACCGCGCTGTCAACGCCGTCGGGTACGTCTGCGCGGCGCCACCGGGTATCCGGACGGTGCTGGACCTGCCCCCGATCACCGCGACATTGGGATGA
- a CDS encoding ArgK/MeaB family GTPase, translated as MSGDGIAGARSPADLIAAARAGSVRAAGRLLTAIEGSRRDEVLRLLEPATIRVVGLTGPPGAGKSTTIAAVVSAYRSQGLRVAVLAVDPSSPYSGGALLGDRIRMAAHIDDPQVLIRSMATRGHLGGLSAAVPAAIRLLAALAYDLVVIESVGVGQSEIEIAAVADPTVVVLTPGAGDAVQAAKAGLLEVADLLVVNKADRAGADRTVRELRAESDVPILTAVAADGTGIPELVAAIDAHHRADTVARRAARARTQILSLAYSRLRAHPELDALAGAVAAGRCDPYTAAELLAPRVGGLSAAVAPSADPPADAVRR; from the coding sequence GTGAGCGGAGACGGTATCGCCGGCGCCCGGTCGCCGGCGGACCTGATCGCCGCCGCGCGTGCCGGTTCGGTGCGCGCGGCGGGGCGGTTGCTCACCGCGATCGAGGGTTCCCGGCGCGACGAGGTGCTGCGGCTGCTCGAACCCGCGACCATTCGCGTCGTCGGTCTCACCGGGCCACCCGGCGCGGGCAAGTCGACCACCATCGCGGCCGTGGTGAGTGCTTACCGGTCACAAGGTCTGCGGGTGGCCGTGCTGGCCGTCGACCCTTCCTCGCCGTACAGCGGCGGCGCGCTGCTCGGCGACCGCATCCGGATGGCCGCCCATATCGACGATCCGCAGGTCTTGATCCGCTCGATGGCGACCCGCGGGCATCTGGGCGGACTGTCGGCGGCGGTGCCCGCGGCGATCCGGCTGCTGGCCGCACTTGCCTATGACCTGGTGGTCATCGAATCGGTGGGGGTCGGGCAGTCGGAGATCGAGATCGCGGCGGTGGCGGATCCGACCGTCGTGGTGCTCACCCCGGGAGCGGGCGACGCAGTTCAGGCCGCGAAGGCCGGTCTGCTCGAGGTGGCCGATCTGCTGGTGGTGAACAAGGCCGACCGGGCGGGCGCCGACCGGACAGTGCGCGAACTGCGTGCTGAATCCGATGTCCCGATCCTGACCGCGGTCGCCGCGGACGGTACCGGTATCCCGGAGCTGGTGGCGGCCATCGACGCCCATCATCGCGCCGACACCGTCGCGCGCAGGGCCGCGCGTGCCCGGACGCAGATTCTGTCCCTGGCCTATAGCCGGTTGCGCGCGCATCCTGAACTCGATGCCCTGGCCGGCGCGGTCGCGGCAGGCCGGTGCGACCCCTACACGGCCGCGGAGCTGCTGGCCCCGCGAGTCGGTGGGCTGTCGGCCGCGGTCGCCCCCTCGGCCGACCCGCCCGCCGACGCCGTCCGGCGGTGA
- a CDS encoding thiolase family protein — MPEAVIVSALRTPIGTAVKGTLRETTAFDLAQHVVEATTKQLQTDVPIDDLVLGEGRYGGGVIARHAAITAGLTGVPGLAHNRHCAAGMAAVQTAAAGIRAGMDRLVLAGGVNADSTAPKARFRVGPDEWVDPWTSPSHPDRPDAPNLDMSITVGWNAAVKSGISRADLDAWALRSHRNAIAAIDEGRFDDEIVPIDTPFGQFAVDEHPRRTTTLEKLASLKVLHPEIEGFSITAGNAAGANDGAALLTVASGDLGLPALATVRAWASVGVDPADTGLAPIEAITKAVRKAGVSLGDVQLFEINEAFASVPIAAVRALDLDPDLVNVNGSGCSLGHPVAATGARMIVTTIHELRRRGGGLAVVAMCAGGGMGSATVLEVAAP, encoded by the coding sequence ATGCCTGAAGCCGTCATCGTATCCGCGCTGCGCACCCCGATCGGGACCGCCGTCAAGGGAACTCTGCGCGAAACCACCGCCTTCGACCTGGCCCAGCACGTGGTCGAGGCGACGACCAAGCAGTTGCAGACAGATGTGCCCATCGACGACCTGGTCCTCGGCGAAGGCCGGTACGGCGGTGGTGTGATCGCCCGGCACGCGGCGATCACCGCCGGACTGACCGGTGTGCCCGGTCTCGCGCACAACCGCCACTGCGCGGCGGGAATGGCGGCCGTGCAGACCGCCGCGGCCGGTATCCGGGCCGGGATGGACCGGCTGGTGCTCGCGGGCGGGGTGAACGCCGACTCCACCGCCCCCAAGGCGCGGTTCCGGGTCGGCCCCGACGAATGGGTCGATCCGTGGACCTCCCCGTCGCATCCGGACCGGCCGGACGCGCCGAACCTGGACATGTCGATCACCGTGGGCTGGAACGCCGCGGTGAAATCGGGGATCTCCCGCGCGGACCTCGACGCCTGGGCGCTGCGGTCGCATCGCAACGCGATCGCGGCGATCGACGAGGGCCGGTTCGACGACGAGATCGTGCCGATCGATACGCCGTTCGGGCAGTTCGCGGTGGACGAACATCCGCGCCGGACGACCACCCTCGAGAAGCTGGCGTCACTGAAGGTCCTGCACCCCGAGATCGAGGGTTTCTCGATCACCGCGGGCAACGCCGCGGGAGCCAATGACGGCGCCGCGCTGCTCACGGTCGCCAGTGGCGACCTGGGCCTACCGGCGCTGGCCACGGTCCGGGCCTGGGCCTCGGTGGGAGTGGATCCCGCCGACACCGGCCTGGCGCCCATCGAGGCGATCACCAAAGCGGTGCGCAAGGCGGGCGTCTCGCTCGGCGATGTGCAGCTGTTCGAGATCAACGAGGCGTTCGCATCGGTCCCGATAGCGGCCGTGCGGGCACTGGATCTCGACCCGGACCTGGTGAACGTGAACGGCAGCGGCTGCTCGCTCGGGCATCCGGTGGCGGCCACCGGCGCCCGGATGATCGTGACCACGATCCACGAATTGCGCCGCCGCGGTGGCGGTCTGGCGGTCGTGGCCATGTGCGCCGGTGGCGGCATGGGATCGGCGACGGTGCTCGAGGTCGCTGCGCCGTGA
- a CDS encoding nuclear transport factor 2 family protein, producing MDDYEAIRALKARYFRLMDTKDWSGFRQLFCDDVVIDVSGSGGEVITGADVFVDFLTDRIGPAVTIHHGHTPEIELLTPTTAQGIWAMEDRLTWPDGTRVHGFGHYHENYEKVDGSWRIRSQRLTRLHTDFQPGDSS from the coding sequence ATGGACGACTACGAGGCCATTCGCGCACTGAAGGCGCGCTACTTCCGCTTGATGGACACCAAGGACTGGTCCGGGTTCCGGCAGCTGTTCTGCGATGACGTGGTCATCGATGTATCCGGGTCGGGCGGTGAGGTGATCACCGGCGCCGACGTGTTCGTCGATTTCCTCACCGATCGGATCGGCCCGGCGGTGACGATCCACCACGGCCACACTCCCGAGATCGAACTGCTCACGCCGACCACCGCACAGGGCATCTGGGCGATGGAGGACCGGTTGACCTGGCCGGACGGCACCCGGGTGCACGGATTCGGGCACTACCACGAGAACTACGAGAAGGTCGACGGCAGCTGGCGCATCCGGTCACAGCGGCTGACCCGGCTGCACACCGACTTTCAGCCCGGGGACAGTTCCTGA